Below is a genomic region from Corallococcus macrosporus.
CAGGTGCAGGACGCCATGGCGCTCACGCTGCCGGACAACAGCTTCGACGTGGCGTCCATCTCCTTCGGCATCCGCAACGTGGATGATCCGGTGAAGTGCCTCCAGGAGATGGCGCGCGTGGTGCGCCCCGGAGGCCGCGTGGTGGTGCTGGAGTTCGGTCAGCCCACGGGCCCGTACGGCGCGCTGTTCCGCTTCTACAGCAAGACGGTGATGCCGGCGATTGGCGGCCTGCTCACGGGCAACAAGGCGGCGTATCAGTACCTGCCCCGCACCGCCGCGGCCTTTCCCGCCGGCGACCGCTTCCTCTCCCTGATGGACCAGGCCGGCGCCTACAGCGAGCGCGCCGCCCACCCCCTGCTGTTTGGAACCGCCTACGTCTATGTCGGCACCGTCCGTTGAGGCCCCGCGCCTCCTTGTCTCGCAAGTCGTCGCGTCGGTAGATCCCAGACTCCAGCAGGCGCTCCAGGGGGCCCTTACGTCCCCGGGGCCATGCCCCCGCCCGGCCGACGCGCAGACCG
It encodes:
- the ubiE gene encoding bifunctional demethylmenaquinone methyltransferase/2-methoxy-6-polyprenyl-1,4-benzoquinol methylase UbiE; translation: MSTEVRQMFSSIATRYDVTNEVLSLGIHRLWRRSAVKLSGAKEGSHVLDCATGTGDLALAFKRKVGAAGRVVGTDFCPEMLESAPAKAAKAGLEIEFQVQDAMALTLPDNSFDVASISFGIRNVDDPVKCLQEMARVVRPGGRVVVLEFGQPTGPYGALFRFYSKTVMPAIGGLLTGNKAAYQYLPRTAAAFPAGDRFLSLMDQAGAYSERAAHPLLFGTAYVYVGTVR